In the Sulfurovum zhangzhouensis genome, one interval contains:
- the purT gene encoding formate-dependent phosphoribosylglycinamide formyltransferase: protein MTYTAPLQQNSIKIMLLGSGELGKEVAIEAQRLGVEVIAVDKYENAPAHLVANRSYAINMQDKEAVLELIEKEQPTFILPEVEAISIAALFEAEAKGFHVIPNAEAVNKTMNRKNIRVFAAETLGLKTSSYEFVTTLEGLKEAGERMGFPCVIKPVMSSSGHGQSIARSADDIEKSWEIAKEARGDASELIVEEFIPFDYEITLLTVRNETGTSFCEPIGHVQKDGDFILSWQPMQMSDIALQKAKDIAKAVTDGLGGRGIFGVEFFVKGDEVYFSELSPRPHDTGMVTLITQSQSEFALHVRAVLGLPLDFTFYGSGACGAYKAKNESHTPTLEIPDSAFTKDSFVRVFGKPESHVGRRMAVSLVLDEVEEAKKRATQIVDQIMDA, encoded by the coding sequence ATGACATATACAGCTCCACTACAACAAAACTCTATCAAGATCATGCTGCTTGGTTCAGGCGAACTTGGTAAAGAAGTTGCGATCGAAGCACAGAGACTCGGTGTTGAAGTTATCGCGGTCGACAAGTATGAAAATGCGCCGGCTCACCTGGTTGCAAACCGCTCTTATGCGATCAATATGCAAGATAAAGAAGCGGTGCTTGAACTGATCGAAAAAGAGCAGCCGACATTTATCCTTCCTGAGGTTGAAGCGATCAGCATCGCTGCATTATTTGAAGCGGAAGCGAAAGGTTTTCATGTGATCCCTAATGCTGAAGCGGTTAATAAAACAATGAACCGTAAAAACATCCGTGTCTTTGCTGCTGAAACATTAGGTCTTAAAACAAGCAGCTATGAATTCGTTACTACGCTTGAAGGGCTCAAGGAAGCCGGCGAGCGTATGGGATTCCCTTGTGTCATTAAACCTGTTATGAGTTCTTCAGGACACGGACAGAGTATCGCGAGAAGCGCAGATGATATCGAAAAATCTTGGGAGATCGCAAAAGAAGCACGTGGTGATGCAAGTGAACTGATCGTAGAAGAGTTTATCCCGTTTGATTATGAGATCACACTGCTTACCGTGCGTAACGAAACAGGTACAAGCTTCTGTGAACCTATCGGTCATGTACAGAAAGACGGGGACTTTATCCTCTCTTGGCAGCCAATGCAAATGAGCGATATTGCGCTTCAAAAAGCCAAAGATATTGCAAAAGCAGTGACTGACGGACTGGGCGGCCGCGGTATCTTCGGTGTGGAGTTCTTCGTAAAAGGGGACGAAGTATACTTCTCGGAGCTCTCTCCACGTCCACATGATACAGGGATGGTTACACTCATTACACAAAGCCAGAGTGAATTTGCTTTGCATGTAAGAGCTGTACTCGGGCTTCCACTTGATTTTACTTTCTATGGAAGCGGTGCATGTGGCGCCTACAAAGCCAAAAATGAGAGTCATACACCGACACTGGAGATCCCTGATAGTGCCTTTACAAAAGACAGTTTTGTAAGAGTCTTTGGAAAACCGGAATCACACGTAGGCCGCCGTATGGCAGTGAGCCTGGTTCTTGATGAAGTAGAAGAGGCAAAGAAAAGAGCGACTCAGATCGTAGATCAGATCATGGATGCCTAA